A window of the Streptomyces griseochromogenes genome harbors these coding sequences:
- a CDS encoding nucleotidyltransferase domain-containing protein encodes MPTDALLARFLHALSDLSPVAVWAHGSLAGGDYQEGRSDLDLIAVLPGPRSLSTVRRVVTLHRRLRSEPLAGRLHCSYLTPATLQDPGRSHLTWAHGHVMRRPVTPVTRRELHDFGRVLHGRAPAGLLPAVPDRQLNDFVVDDQRGFWRPAVDKARLWRQDIWVDLGLLTFARATVTLRDGRLISKREALAELPALGAPEEVVEDITRRRYEEPAPADAGWPDRRAELTRAYLGPAIDALVNTYG; translated from the coding sequence ATGCCGACCGACGCGCTCCTCGCCCGCTTCTTACACGCGCTTTCGGACCTGAGCCCGGTCGCCGTCTGGGCGCACGGCTCACTGGCCGGCGGGGACTACCAGGAGGGCCGCAGCGACCTGGATCTGATCGCGGTCCTGCCGGGCCCGCGGAGCCTGAGCACCGTACGGCGGGTGGTGACGCTGCACCGGAGGCTGCGTTCCGAGCCGCTCGCCGGACGGCTGCACTGCAGCTACCTCACGCCGGCCACGCTTCAGGACCCGGGCCGCTCGCACCTGACCTGGGCCCACGGACATGTCATGCGCCGGCCGGTCACCCCCGTCACCCGGCGCGAGCTGCACGACTTCGGCCGGGTGCTGCACGGCAGGGCACCGGCGGGACTGCTCCCCGCGGTACCGGACCGGCAGCTCAACGACTTCGTCGTGGACGACCAGCGCGGCTTCTGGCGGCCCGCGGTCGACAAGGCACGGCTGTGGCGCCAGGACATCTGGGTCGACCTGGGGCTGCTGACCTTCGCTCGGGCCACCGTGACCCTGCGGGACGGGCGGCTGATCTCCAAGCGGGAGGCGCTCGCCGAACTGCCCGCTCTCGGCGCGCCCGAGGAGGTCGTCGAGGACATCACGCGCCGGCGCTACGAGGAGCCGGCCCCGGCGGACGCCGGCTGGCCCGACCGCCGCGCCGAGCTGACCCGCGCCTACCTCGGTCCCGCGATCGACGCGCTGGTGAACACGTACGGGTGA
- the opcA gene encoding glucose-6-phosphate dehydrogenase assembly protein OpcA, which produces MKIDLTGTTAGAINKALVQGRRAIGTPAVGMVLTLVIVTDEENAYDALKAANDASREHPSRTLVVIKRVSRSPRDRTTSRLDAEVRVGAEAGTGETVVLRLYGEVADHSDSVVLPLLLPDAPVVVWWPVNAPLDPAKDPLGALAQRRVTDTYAAEQPVRELSARADAYTPGDTDLSWTRITPWRSMLAAALDQVVCDVKAVEVEGEEFNPSCELLAMWLADRLDVPVKRSLSSGPGLTAVRMDTSCGAIVLDRADGSLANLAIEGQPARAVALKRRDTAELIAEELRRLDPDDTYASALRYGVDRLASGAEPAAPEPVAEPEAQAAEAPAKKAAAKKAPAKKAAAK; this is translated from the coding sequence ATGAAGATAGACCTGACCGGCACCACCGCCGGCGCGATCAACAAGGCGCTCGTGCAGGGCCGCCGCGCCATCGGCACCCCCGCCGTCGGCATGGTCCTCACCCTCGTCATCGTCACCGACGAGGAGAACGCCTACGACGCCCTGAAGGCGGCCAACGACGCCTCGCGCGAGCACCCCTCGCGCACGCTGGTGGTCATCAAGCGGGTCTCCCGTTCCCCGCGCGACCGTACGACGTCCCGTCTGGACGCCGAGGTCCGGGTGGGCGCGGAGGCGGGCACCGGTGAGACGGTGGTGCTGCGGCTGTACGGCGAGGTGGCCGACCACTCCGACTCGGTCGTCCTGCCGCTGCTGCTGCCGGACGCCCCGGTCGTCGTGTGGTGGCCGGTGAACGCCCCGCTGGACCCGGCGAAGGACCCGCTGGGCGCGCTCGCCCAGCGCCGGGTCACCGACACCTACGCCGCCGAGCAGCCGGTGCGGGAGCTGTCGGCCCGCGCCGATGCGTACACGCCCGGCGACACGGATCTGTCCTGGACCCGGATCACGCCCTGGCGCTCGATGCTGGCGGCCGCCCTGGACCAGGTGGTCTGTGACGTGAAGGCCGTCGAGGTGGAGGGCGAGGAGTTCAACCCGAGCTGCGAGCTGCTCGCGATGTGGCTCGCGGACCGTCTGGACGTCCCCGTCAAGCGCTCGCTGTCCTCGGGACCGGGTCTGACCGCCGTCCGCATGGACACCAGCTGCGGAGCGATCGTCCTGGACCGTGCCGACGGCTCGCTGGCCAACCTGGCCATCGAGGGCCAGCCGGCCCGCGCGGTGGCGCTCAAGCGGCGGGACACCGCCGAGCTGATCGCCGAGGAACTGCGCCGGCTCGACCCGGACGACACCTACGCCTCGGCGCTGCGCTACGGCGTGGACCGGCTGGCCTCGGGCGCCGAGCCCGCCGCGCCGGAGCCGGTGGCGGAGCCCGAGGCTCAGGCCGCCGAGGCTCCTGCCAAGAAGGCGGCCGCCAAGAAGGCCCCGGCGAAGAAGGCGGCGGCGAAGTGA
- a CDS encoding ABC transporter permease, which produces MTTATGTYAPKPGAAPLPRMIAAQAALETRMLLRNGEQLLLTVVIPTLLLVLFSSVDIVDTGKGKAVDFLAPGVLALAVMSTAFTGQAIATGFERRYGVLKRLASSPLPRWGLMAAKTASVLVTEVLQVILLTAIAFALGWSPQGAGTFTSVLAVLLLLVLGTAAFSGLGLLMAGTLKAEATLAAANLVFLLLLVGGGVIVPLEKFGPAGQHVLGLLPVSALSDGLRDVLQHGAGTPWGDLGILTVWAVLGLAAAGKFFRWE; this is translated from the coding sequence ATGACGACCGCGACGGGTACCTACGCCCCCAAGCCGGGCGCCGCCCCGCTCCCCCGCATGATCGCGGCCCAGGCGGCGCTGGAGACCAGGATGCTGCTGCGCAACGGCGAGCAACTGCTGCTGACGGTCGTGATCCCGACCCTGCTGCTGGTCCTGTTCAGCTCCGTGGACATCGTCGACACCGGCAAGGGCAAGGCGGTCGACTTCCTCGCCCCGGGCGTCCTGGCCCTCGCCGTGATGTCGACGGCGTTCACCGGGCAGGCCATCGCGACCGGCTTCGAGCGCCGCTACGGCGTGCTGAAGCGGCTCGCCTCCTCCCCGCTGCCCCGCTGGGGCCTGATGGCCGCGAAGACGGCGTCCGTCCTGGTCACGGAGGTCCTCCAGGTGATCCTGCTGACGGCGATCGCCTTCGCGCTGGGCTGGTCCCCGCAGGGCGCTGGGACATTCACCAGCGTGCTCGCCGTCCTGCTCCTGCTGGTCCTCGGCACCGCCGCCTTCTCCGGGCTCGGCCTGCTGATGGCGGGCACGCTGAAGGCGGAGGCGACCCTGGCCGCCGCCAACCTGGTCTTCCTGCTGCTGCTCGTCGGCGGCGGCGTGATCGTGCCGCTGGAGAAGTTCGGCCCGGCCGGGCAGCACGTCCTCGGGCTGCTGCCGGTCTCGGCGCTCTCGGACGGCCTGCGGGACGTGCTCCAGCACGGCGCCGGAACGCCGTGGGGCGATCTGGGGATCCTCACCGTGTGGGCCGTGCTGGGGCTCGCGGCCGCGGGAAAATTCTTCCGCTGGGAGTGA
- the tkt gene encoding transketolase produces MSTKPTTTDLEWNELDQRAVDTARVLAADAVQKVGNGHPGTAMSLAPAAYTLFQKVMRHDPADPEWVGRDRFVLSAGHSSLTLYTQLFLAGFGLELDDLKAFRTWGSKTPGHPEYGHTKGVETTTGPLGQGVANAVGMAMAARYERGLFDPDAAQGESPFDHFVYCIAGDGCLQEGISAEASSLAGHQRLGNLVLLWDDNHISIEGDTETAVSEDTVKRYEAYGWHVQRIAPKPDGDLDPHAIYNAIEAAKKVTDRPSFIAMRSIIAWPAPNAQNTEAAHGSALGDDEVAATKRVLGFDPEKTFDVSAEVLGHTREALDRGRQAKTEWEKSFQEWRDNNAERAAEFDRISQGELPTGWEEKLPVFEAGKGIATRAASGKVLQALGAVVPELWGGSADLAGSNNTTIDKNSSFLPADNPLPEADPYGRTIHFGIREHSMGAEMNGIALHGNTRIYGGTFLVFSDYMRNAVRLSALMHLPVTYVWTHDSIGLGEDGPTHQPVEHLASLRAIPGLNVVRPADANETAIAWREILARYTKEFGKGAPHALALTRQGVPVYEPDDDAAKGGYVLFEADGGEAQVILIATGSEVHVAVEAREQLQADGVPTRVVSMPSVEWFEEQDQGYRDSVLPPHVKARVSVEAGIGLTWHKYVGDAGRIVSLEHFGASADGKVLFREFGFTAENVADKARESLAAAQR; encoded by the coding sequence GTGAGCACCAAGCCGACCACCACAGACCTTGAGTGGAACGAGCTGGACCAGCGGGCCGTGGACACCGCCCGCGTCCTGGCCGCCGACGCCGTACAGAAGGTCGGCAACGGCCATCCCGGTACGGCGATGAGCCTGGCGCCGGCCGCCTACACCCTCTTCCAGAAGGTGATGCGGCACGACCCCGCCGACCCGGAGTGGGTCGGGCGCGACCGCTTCGTGCTGTCCGCCGGCCACTCGTCCCTGACCCTCTACACGCAGCTGTTCCTGGCCGGTTTCGGTCTGGAGCTGGACGATCTGAAGGCGTTCCGGACGTGGGGGTCGAAGACCCCGGGCCACCCGGAGTACGGGCACACCAAGGGCGTCGAGACGACGACCGGCCCGCTCGGTCAGGGTGTCGCCAACGCGGTGGGCATGGCCATGGCCGCCCGCTACGAGCGCGGTCTGTTCGACCCGGACGCCGCGCAGGGCGAGTCCCCCTTCGACCACTTCGTCTACTGCATCGCCGGTGACGGCTGCCTCCAGGAGGGCATCTCCGCCGAGGCCTCCTCGCTCGCGGGCCACCAGCGGCTCGGCAACCTGGTCCTGCTGTGGGACGACAACCACATCTCGATCGAGGGCGACACCGAGACCGCCGTCTCCGAGGACACCGTCAAGCGCTACGAGGCCTACGGCTGGCACGTGCAGCGGATCGCCCCGAAGCCGGACGGCGACCTCGACCCGCACGCCATCTACAACGCGATCGAGGCCGCGAAGAAGGTGACGGACAGGCCGTCCTTCATCGCGATGCGCTCGATCATCGCCTGGCCGGCCCCGAACGCGCAGAACACCGAGGCCGCGCACGGCTCTGCGCTCGGCGACGACGAGGTCGCGGCCACCAAGCGCGTCCTCGGCTTCGACCCGGAGAAGACCTTCGACGTCTCCGCCGAGGTGCTCGGCCACACCCGCGAGGCCCTCGACCGCGGCCGCCAGGCCAAGACCGAGTGGGAGAAGTCCTTCCAGGAGTGGCGCGACAACAACGCCGAGCGGGCCGCCGAGTTCGACCGCATCAGCCAGGGCGAGCTGCCCACCGGCTGGGAGGAGAAGCTCCCGGTCTTCGAGGCGGGCAAGGGCATCGCGACGCGTGCCGCCTCCGGCAAGGTGCTGCAGGCGCTCGGCGCGGTCGTCCCCGAGCTGTGGGGCGGCTCCGCCGACCTCGCCGGGTCGAACAACACGACCATCGACAAGAACAGCTCCTTCCTGCCGGCGGACAACCCGCTGCCGGAGGCCGACCCGTACGGCCGGACCATCCACTTCGGCATCCGCGAGCACTCCATGGGCGCGGAGATGAACGGCATCGCCCTGCACGGCAACACCCGGATCTACGGCGGCACGTTCCTCGTCTTCTCCGACTACATGCGCAACGCGGTGCGCCTGTCGGCCCTGATGCACCTGCCGGTGACGTACGTGTGGACGCACGACTCGATCGGCCTCGGCGAGGACGGCCCGACCCACCAGCCGGTCGAGCACCTGGCCTCGCTGCGCGCCATCCCGGGCCTGAACGTCGTCCGCCCGGCCGACGCCAACGAGACCGCGATCGCCTGGCGCGAGATCCTCGCGCGCTACACCAAGGAGTTCGGCAAGGGCGCCCCGCACGCCCTCGCGCTGACCCGCCAGGGCGTGCCGGTCTACGAGCCCGACGACGACGCGGCCAAGGGCGGCTACGTCCTGTTCGAGGCCGACGGCGGCGAGGCCCAGGTCATCCTGATCGCCACCGGTTCCGAGGTGCACGTCGCCGTCGAGGCGCGCGAGCAGTTGCAGGCCGACGGGGTACCGACGCGGGTCGTGTCGATGCCGTCCGTGGAGTGGTTCGAGGAGCAGGACCAGGGGTACCGGGACAGCGTCCTGCCGCCGCACGTGAAGGCGCGGGTCTCGGTCGAGGCAGGGATCGGTCTCACCTGGCACAAGTACGTGGGGGACGCCGGTCGCATCGTTTCCCTGGAGCACTTCGGTGCTTCCGCCGACGGCAAGGTGCTCTTCCGCGAGTTCGGCTTCACTGCCGAGAACGTGGCCGACAAGGCCCGGGAATCCCTCGCCGCCGCCCAGCGCTGA
- a CDS encoding heme o synthase has translation MCVTAVESRPGGTSQALKALGEGELGGASRGPVHRPFGARVKAFVALTKPRIIELLLITTVPVMFLAQRGVPDLKLVLLTCVGGYLSAGGANALNMYIDRDIDALMDRTSQRPLVTGMVSPPECLAFGITLAVVSTLLFGLTVNWLSAWLSLGALLFYVVVYTMILKRRTSQNIVWGGIAGCLPVLIGWSSVTNSMSWAPIILFLVMFFWTPPHYWPLSMKVKEDYARVGVPMLPVIASNKVVARQIVIYSWVMVVVSLLLTPLGYTGWFYTVVALAAGGFWLWEAHGLQNRARAEVTGVKLKEMRLFHWSITYVSILFVAVAVDPFLR, from the coding sequence GTGTGCGTGACGGCCGTCGAATCCCGTCCTGGGGGCACCTCCCAGGCCCTTAAGGCTCTGGGGGAGGGCGAGCTCGGTGGTGCGAGCCGGGGCCCGGTTCACCGGCCGTTCGGGGCCCGTGTCAAGGCGTTCGTGGCGCTGACCAAGCCGCGGATCATCGAGCTGCTGCTCATCACCACCGTTCCGGTGATGTTCCTGGCGCAGCGGGGTGTTCCCGATCTGAAGCTGGTGCTGCTGACCTGCGTCGGCGGCTACCTCTCGGCGGGCGGCGCCAACGCGCTGAACATGTACATCGACCGGGACATCGACGCCCTGATGGACCGTACGTCGCAGCGCCCGCTGGTGACCGGCATGGTCAGCCCGCCCGAGTGCCTGGCCTTCGGCATCACCCTCGCGGTCGTCTCGACGCTGCTGTTCGGGTTGACCGTCAACTGGCTGAGCGCCTGGCTGTCCCTCGGAGCGCTCCTTTTCTACGTCGTCGTCTACACGATGATCCTCAAGCGGCGTACGTCCCAGAACATCGTGTGGGGCGGCATCGCCGGCTGTCTCCCGGTGCTGATCGGCTGGTCCTCCGTCACGAACTCCATGTCGTGGGCGCCGATCATCCTCTTCCTCGTCATGTTCTTCTGGACACCGCCGCACTACTGGCCGCTGTCCATGAAGGTCAAGGAGGACTACGCGCGCGTGGGCGTGCCGATGCTCCCGGTGATCGCCTCCAACAAGGTGGTCGCCCGGCAGATCGTCATCTACAGCTGGGTGATGGTCGTCGTCTCCCTGCTGCTGACCCCGCTCGGCTACACCGGCTGGTTCTACACGGTGGTCGCGCTCGCTGCCGGCGGCTTCTGGCTGTGGGAGGCGCACGGCCTGCAGAACCGGGCGAGGGCCGAGGTGACGGGCGTGAAGCTCAAGGAGATGCGGCTGTTCCACTGGTCGATCACCTATGTGTCGATCCTGTTCGTCGCCGTCGCGGTGGACCCCTTCCTGCGCTGA
- a CDS encoding amidohydrolase family protein, with protein MIETPSLVDQYCHGVLRTELGLGTFEAQLARTEGPPAAGTTLFDTQTGFAVRRWCPPLLGLEPHCAPAHYLARRRELGVLEAGRRLLRGSGITTYLVDTGLPGDLTGPTEMASAGAAQAHEIVRLELLAEQVADTSGTVESFLANLAESVHGAAGQAVAFTSVAGLRHGLALAPEPPGPGEVRGAAARWLAGRRVGGELTDPVLLRHLLWIAVASGLPLQLHAGLGEPGSRIDRTDPVLLTDFVRATAGLGTDLILLHGYPYHRHAAHLAGVFPHVYADSGAALVRTGARAATVLAEILELAPFGKILFSSGAHGLPELHVVGARLFREALARVLGTWVADGAWSLGDAQRVARMVAADTARRVYGLRGEG; from the coding sequence ATGATCGAGACGCCGTCCCTGGTGGACCAGTACTGCCACGGCGTACTGCGAACGGAGCTGGGCCTCGGCACCTTCGAGGCCCAGTTGGCCCGCACCGAGGGTCCGCCCGCCGCCGGCACCACCCTCTTCGACACCCAGACGGGTTTCGCCGTACGGCGCTGGTGCCCGCCCCTCCTCGGCCTGGAACCGCACTGTGCGCCCGCCCACTACCTGGCCAGGCGCCGTGAACTGGGCGTCCTGGAGGCGGGCCGCAGGCTGCTGCGCGGCAGCGGCATCACCACGTATCTGGTCGACACGGGCCTGCCCGGCGACCTGACCGGCCCCACCGAGATGGCGTCGGCCGGTGCCGCCCAGGCTCATGAGATCGTCCGCCTCGAACTGCTCGCGGAGCAGGTCGCCGACACCTCCGGCACCGTCGAGTCCTTCCTCGCCAATCTCGCCGAATCGGTGCACGGAGCCGCCGGGCAGGCCGTCGCCTTCACCTCCGTCGCGGGTCTCAGACACGGCCTCGCCCTCGCGCCCGAACCGCCCGGGCCGGGGGAGGTGCGAGGTGCGGCGGCCCGCTGGCTGGCCGGGCGGCGGGTGGGCGGCGAGCTGACCGACCCGGTGCTGCTGCGGCACCTGCTGTGGATCGCCGTCGCCTCGGGGCTGCCCCTTCAACTGCACGCCGGCCTCGGCGAACCGGGCTCGCGCATCGACCGCACGGACCCGGTGCTGCTCACCGACTTCGTCCGGGCCACCGCGGGCCTCGGCACCGACCTGATCCTGCTGCACGGCTACCCGTACCACCGCCACGCCGCCCACCTGGCCGGTGTCTTCCCGCATGTGTACGCCGACTCGGGCGCCGCCCTCGTGCGCACCGGCGCCCGCGCGGCCACGGTGCTCGCCGAGATCCTGGAGCTGGCCCCCTTCGGCAAGATCCTCTTCTCCAGCGGCGCCCACGGCCTGCCCGAGCTGCACGTCGTCGGCGCCCGTCTGTTCCGCGAGGCCCTCGCCCGGGTGCTGGGCACCTGGGTCGCCGACGGCGCGTGGAGCCTCGGGGACGCGCAGCGGGTGGCCCGGATGGTCGCGGCGGACACCGCGCGGCGGGTGTACGGGCTGAGGGGTGAGGGCTGA
- the zwf gene encoding glucose-6-phosphate dehydrogenase, whose translation MSPLAGSGANPLRDPADRRLPRIAGPSGLVIFGVTGDLSRKKLMPAVYDLANRGLLPPGFSLVGFARRDWEHEDFAEVVHDAVKEHARTPFREEVWQQLIQGMRFVQGTFDDDDAFERLRATIEELDKAQGTGGNFAFYLSVPPRSFPVVIQQLKKHGLTDQSGGSWRRAVIEKPFGHDLKSAEELNKVVHEVFEPDQVFRIDHYLGKETVQNILALRFANTMFEPIWNRSFVDHVQITMAEDIGVGGRAGYYDGIGAARDVIQNHLLQLMALTAMEEPASFGADALAAEKEKVLGAVRLPKDLGRSTVRGQYAAGWQGGEKVIGYLEEEGIDPKSKTDTYAAIKVEIDNRRWAGVPFYLRTGKRLGRRVTEIAVVFQRAPHSPFDHTATEELGQNAIVIRVQPDEGITVRFGSKVPGTSMEIRDVSMDFAYGESFTESSPEAYERLILDVLLGDANLFPRTEEVELSWKILDPIETYWDKHGRPAQYKSGTWGPAEADEMLARDGRSWRRP comes from the coding sequence TTGTCACCCCTTGCTGGTTCCGGAGCGAACCCGCTTCGTGACCCCGCCGACCGACGGCTCCCGCGTATCGCGGGGCCGTCGGGCCTGGTGATCTTCGGCGTCACGGGCGACCTGTCCCGCAAGAAGCTGATGCCCGCGGTGTACGACCTCGCGAACCGGGGTCTGCTGCCGCCGGGCTTCTCCCTGGTGGGCTTCGCCCGCCGCGACTGGGAACACGAGGACTTCGCCGAGGTCGTGCACGACGCGGTCAAGGAGCACGCGCGCACGCCCTTCCGTGAGGAGGTCTGGCAGCAGCTCATCCAGGGGATGCGCTTCGTCCAGGGCACCTTCGACGACGACGACGCCTTCGAGCGGCTGCGCGCCACCATCGAGGAGCTGGACAAGGCGCAGGGCACGGGCGGCAACTTCGCCTTCTACCTGTCCGTGCCGCCGCGCTCCTTCCCGGTGGTCATCCAGCAGCTGAAGAAGCACGGCCTGACCGACCAGAGCGGCGGCTCCTGGCGCCGGGCGGTCATCGAGAAGCCGTTCGGCCACGACCTGAAGTCGGCCGAGGAGCTGAACAAGGTCGTGCACGAGGTGTTCGAGCCGGACCAGGTGTTCCGGATCGACCACTACCTCGGCAAGGAGACGGTCCAGAACATACTGGCGCTGCGTTTCGCCAACACGATGTTCGAGCCGATCTGGAACCGGTCCTTCGTGGACCACGTGCAGATCACCATGGCCGAGGACATCGGCGTCGGCGGCCGCGCCGGCTACTACGACGGCATCGGCGCCGCCCGGGACGTCATCCAGAACCACCTGCTCCAGCTCATGGCCCTGACGGCCATGGAGGAGCCCGCCTCCTTCGGCGCGGACGCGCTGGCCGCGGAGAAGGAGAAGGTGCTCGGCGCGGTCCGGCTGCCGAAGGACCTGGGCCGCAGCACCGTCCGCGGGCAGTACGCGGCAGGCTGGCAGGGCGGCGAGAAGGTCATCGGCTACCTCGAGGAAGAGGGCATCGACCCGAAGTCGAAGACCGACACCTACGCGGCGATCAAGGTCGAGATCGACAACCGCCGGTGGGCGGGCGTCCCCTTCTACCTGCGCACCGGTAAGCGTCTCGGCCGCCGCGTCACCGAGATCGCCGTCGTCTTCCAGCGGGCCCCGCACTCCCCCTTCGACCACACGGCGACGGAGGAGCTGGGCCAGAACGCGATCGTGATCCGTGTCCAGCCGGACGAGGGCATCACGGTCCGCTTCGGCTCCAAGGTGCCGGGCACCTCGATGGAGATCCGGGACGTGTCCATGGACTTCGCCTACGGCGAGTCCTTCACGGAGTCCAGCCCGGAGGCCTACGAGCGGCTGATCCTGGACGTGCTGCTGGGCGACGCCAACCTCTTCCCGCGCACGGAGGAGGTCGAGCTGTCCTGGAAGATCCTCGACCCGATCGAGACGTACTGGGACAAGCACGGCAGGCCCGCGCAGTACAAGTCGGGCACCTGGGGCCCCGCCGAGGCGGACGAGATGCTCGCACGAGACGGACGGAGCTGGCGCCGGCCATGA
- a CDS encoding COX15/CtaA family protein yields MVRVPKLTRADAVAALRNPLAFIADRWTPAPRTVRRAALAALVMSVVIVVTGGAVRLTGSGLGCPTWPECTDGSLTPTSALSYHSAIEFGNRMLTYVLCAAVGWAIIAARAGKPYRRGLTRLGWAQFWLVMGNAVLGGIVVLVGLNPYTVAAHFLLATALIAVAVLMWQRAREGDGAPRPLVGKAVQQLVWFLVVASVLLIAVGTFVTGAGPHAGDTSDVKRIPIDWETIAKLHAVLAWIVVTLTFALWFVLKAVDAPKGPLDRTRDLFLILLGQGVIGYVQYFTHLPEVLVGLHMFGSCLVWIFVLRVLLSLRERPQDALDVPGPSAGVTVGTRA; encoded by the coding sequence ATGGTGCGCGTGCCAAAGCTGACCCGCGCCGACGCCGTAGCGGCCCTGCGCAACCCGCTCGCCTTCATCGCCGACCGCTGGACCCCTGCCCCCCGCACGGTCCGCAGGGCGGCGCTCGCCGCGCTCGTCATGTCGGTGGTCATCGTCGTCACCGGCGGTGCCGTCCGCCTGACCGGCTCGGGCCTGGGCTGCCCGACCTGGCCCGAGTGCACCGACGGCTCACTGACGCCGACGAGCGCGCTGAGCTATCACAGCGCCATCGAGTTCGGCAATCGCATGCTGACCTACGTGCTGTGCGCCGCGGTCGGCTGGGCGATCATCGCCGCGCGCGCCGGAAAGCCGTACCGGCGCGGCCTGACCCGGCTGGGCTGGGCGCAGTTCTGGCTCGTGATGGGCAATGCGGTCCTGGGCGGCATCGTGGTGCTCGTCGGCCTCAACCCGTACACCGTCGCGGCGCACTTCCTGCTGGCGACGGCCCTCATCGCGGTCGCCGTGCTGATGTGGCAGCGCGCCCGCGAGGGCGACGGCGCGCCCCGGCCGCTGGTCGGCAAGGCCGTGCAACAGCTGGTCTGGTTCCTCGTCGTCGCCTCCGTCCTGCTGATCGCGGTCGGCACGTTCGTCACCGGCGCGGGCCCGCACGCGGGCGACACCAGTGACGTCAAGCGCATCCCGATCGACTGGGAGACCATCGCCAAGCTGCACGCCGTGCTCGCCTGGATCGTGGTGACCCTCACCTTCGCCCTGTGGTTCGTCCTCAAGGCCGTCGACGCCCCCAAGGGGCCCCTCGACCGCACCCGCGACCTGTTCCTGATCCTGCTCGGGCAGGGCGTCATCGGCTACGTCCAGTACTTCACGCACCTGCCCGAGGTCCTCGTCGGCCTCCACATGTTCGGCTCGTGCCTGGTGTGGATCTTCGTGCTGCGCGTTCTGCTGTCGCTGCGGGAACGCCCTCAGGACGCCCTGGACGTGCCCGGTCCCTCGGCCGGGGTGACGGTGGGCACGCGCGCGTGA
- the tal gene encoding transaldolase, with translation MTDALKRLSEEGVAIWLDDLSRKRITSGNLAELIDQQHVVGVTTNPTIFQKAISGGDGYEQQLSDLAARKVTVEEAIRMITTADVRDAADILRPVFDATDGQDGRVSIEVDPRLAHNTRATVAEAKQLAWLVDRPNTLIKIPATKAGLPAIAETIGHGISVNVTLIFSLERYRAVMDAYLTGLEKAREKGLDLSLIHSVASFFVSRVDTEIDKRLNALGTDEAKALRGKAAVANARLAYEAYEEVFSSDRWKALENAGANKQRPLWASTGVKDPAYPDTLYVTELVAPNTVNTMPEATLEATEDHGEITGDTVSGTYAEARADIDALEKLGISYDDVVQVLEDEGVDKFEASWNDLLKSTEAELKRLAPSEG, from the coding sequence ATGACAGACGCACTCAAGCGCCTCTCCGAGGAAGGCGTCGCGATCTGGCTGGACGACCTGTCGCGCAAGCGGATCACGTCCGGCAATCTCGCCGAGCTGATCGACCAGCAGCACGTCGTGGGCGTCACCACCAACCCGACGATCTTCCAGAAGGCGATCAGCGGCGGCGACGGCTACGAGCAGCAGCTGTCCGACCTCGCCGCCCGCAAGGTCACCGTCGAAGAGGCCATCCGCATGATCACGACGGCGGACGTCCGCGACGCCGCCGACATCCTGCGCCCGGTCTTCGACGCCACCGACGGCCAGGACGGCCGGGTCTCCATCGAGGTCGACCCGCGCCTGGCCCACAACACCCGGGCGACCGTCGCCGAGGCCAAGCAGCTGGCCTGGCTGGTCGACCGCCCGAACACCCTGATCAAGATCCCGGCCACCAAGGCGGGTCTGCCCGCGATCGCCGAGACGATCGGGCACGGCATCAGCGTCAACGTCACGCTGATCTTCTCCCTGGAGCGCTACCGCGCGGTCATGGACGCCTACCTCACGGGCCTGGAGAAGGCGCGCGAGAAGGGCCTGGACCTCTCGCTGATCCACTCCGTGGCGTCCTTCTTCGTGTCCCGCGTGGACACCGAGATCGACAAGCGGCTGAACGCCCTGGGCACCGACGAGGCGAAGGCGCTGCGCGGCAAGGCCGCCGTCGCCAACGCGCGCCTCGCCTACGAGGCGTACGAGGAGGTCTTCTCCTCCGACCGCTGGAAGGCCCTGGAGAACGCGGGCGCCAACAAGCAGCGTCCGCTGTGGGCGTCGACGGGTGTGAAGGACCCGGCCTACCCGGACACGCTGTACGTCACCGAGCTGGTCGCGCCGAACACGGTCAACACCATGCCGGAGGCCACGCTGGAGGCCACCGAGGACCACGGCGAGATCACCGGCGACACCGTCTCCGGCACCTACGCAGAGGCCCGCGCCGACATCGACGCGCTGGAGAAGCTCGGCATCTCCTACGACGACGTCGTACAGGTGCTGGAGGACGAGGGCGTCGACAAGTTCGAGGCGTCCTGGAACGACCTGCTGAAGTCGACCGAGGCGGAGCTCAAGCGCCTCGCCCCCTCGGAGGGCTGA